Proteins from a single region of Juglans microcarpa x Juglans regia isolate MS1-56 chromosome 5S, Jm3101_v1.0, whole genome shotgun sequence:
- the LOC121268131 gene encoding protein BIC1-like: MKETPTKMDRQDSAVFGLHTPSQPLESNMKESQRSDEFHDTDQEQQSRPTDKKNNTQSSASRTRRCERDGAALLLTGLPASRSAEDVGKEPAHVASDVMSDDSGRERLKRHRVEVAGRVWIPDIWGQEELLKDWIDCSAFDTSLVPAGIMPARAALVDEGRRANSSGMRIENRC, encoded by the coding sequence ATGAAAGAAACACCCACCAAAATGGATCGCCAAGACTCGGCTGTTTTCGGTCTCCATACTCCTTCACAGCCATTAGAGTCCAATATGAAGGAAAGCCAGCGCTCCGATGAGTTCCATGACACTGATCAAGAACAACAAAGCCGCCCCACTGACAAAAAGAATAATACGCAAAGCTCAGCTTCAAGAACCCGTCGGTGTGAGCGAGACGGAGCTGCATTATTATTGACAGGCCTGCCAGCTTCACGTAGTGCAGAAGATGTTGGAAAAGAACCAGCTCATGTGGCCTCGGACGTTATGTCGGACGACAGTGGACGTGAGAGGCTGAAGAGACATAGGGTCGAAGTGGCTGGTCGGGTTTGGATTCCGGATATATGGGGACAGGAGGAGCTCTTGAAGGACTGGATAGATTGTTCTGCTTTCGATACTTCGCTAGTCCCCGCTGGAATCATGCCAGCTCGAGCGGCTTTGGTTGACGAGGGAAGGAGAGCAAATTCTAGTGGAATGAGAATAGAAAACAGgtgttga